One Trachemys scripta elegans isolate TJP31775 chromosome 4, CAS_Tse_1.0, whole genome shotgun sequence genomic region harbors:
- the FBXO34 gene encoding F-box only protein 34, translated as MKTSYRAGLHREPLNSTSSTFHQVKRASGMHLKPYLKLQKKERSLDITQDSLRGLHMNHQRSAQEEKYTNNCTKLSILPTSPVVTPSRKPLGIIYRNTMCNMSGKAPAEGPSVEKKKNAPSATIHQGDEGEGPLDIWAVVKPGNTKEKIAFFAAQQCNNNRMGSMKLKSSWDIDGRSAKRRKKSMDLIKAKIQLERMREANRRCTQPEPFACGIEHCSVHYVNDNGEGIFPGRSLSVIEMVAFLEHRASALLADCTKNCTNASTTRLSGQSKGALPASDPFSAPGACEVHSEKGTCGSGEQQNEPVRVLDMVAKLESECLRRQSEREAGGLSRNNSFRRNIGRMLLANGTQSECDAGKVSSKVLGQEVSLKDPVAADDVGQRTKRGPSAADESWEGAASGQQSLAAVAAVDIHMVNVSVKLGQEISERPSTRGDSEMIVEPLGSIPSTCPVAVGLSSDAMRSRSTTVDCSAREPVSVPNLSSHPMRRESLCISISVTKTEKGCRKEQPSNFSFGEDPLPGRLFFLLPGHHTKQEHTGLGESTKEKPGEVGQAEAAADNNSVCEINSVSMEPFALSLSPMERASQVLDTSCLRRQVSHDFLETRFKIQQLLEPQQYMAFLPHHIMVKIFRLLPTKSLVALKCTCCYFKFIIEYYNIRPADSRWVRDPRYKEDPCKQCKKKYVKGDVSLCRWHPKPYCQALPYGPGYWMCCHKSQKGIPGCKLSLHDNRWVPACHSFNRTLHKKARGGGADAEEEY; from the coding sequence GGCTTCTGGCATGCACTTAAAGCCATACCTCAAATTACAGAAGAAAGAGCGATCTCTAGATATAACCCAAGATTCCCTGAGAGGCCTGCATATGAACCATCAAAGGTCCGCACAGGAGGAAAAGTATACAAACAACTGCACCAAACTGAGCATTTTACCTACGTCCCCGGTCGTGACTCCCTCTCGAAAGCCTTTGGGAATTATTTATCGTAATACTATGTGCAATatgagtgggaaagctccagcaGAAGGCCCAAGTGTTGAGAAGAAGAAGAATGCCCCGTCTGCGACAATCCaccagggggatgagggggaagGACCGTTAGATATCTGGGCCGTCGTGAAACCTGGGAATACCAAGGAAAAGATTGCCTTCTTTGCAGCCCAGCAGTGCAACAACAATAGGATGGGCTCAATGAAACTTAAAAGCAGCTGGGATATAGATGGAAGATCAGCTAAACGAAGGAAGAAATCCATGGATCTTATAAAAGCAAAGATTCAATTAGAAAGGATGAGAGAGGCAAACAGGAGGTGCACCCAGCCTGAGCCTTTTGCATGTGGCATTGAGCACTGTTCTGTACATTACGTTAATGACAATGGTGAAGGGATATTTCCAGGTCGATCCTTATCTGTAATCGAGATGGTAGCTTTTCTAGAACACAgagcaagtgctttgctggccGACTGCACCAAAAACTGCACGAACGCTTCTACTACAAGGCTGAGTGGGCAATCCAAAGGTGCACTTCCTGCTTCAGACCCTTTCTCTGCCCCGGGGGCCTGCGAGGTACATTCTGAAAAAGGGACCTGTGGGAGTGGTGAGCAGCAGAATGAGCCTGTGCGTGTGCTGGACATGGTTGCAAAGCTTGAATCGGAGTGCTTGAGGCGCCAGAGCGAGCGTGAAGCAGGGGGCCTATCCAGGAACAACAGCTTCCGGAGAAACATAGGGCGGATGTTACTGGCGAATGGCACGCAGTCTGAGTGTGACGCTGGGAAGGTATCTTCCAAAGTCCTTGGCCAGGAGGTAAGTTTAAAAGATCCCGTTGCAGCGGATGATGTTGGACAGAGAACAAAGCGTGGCCCTTCGGCTGCTGATGAATCATGGGAAGGAGCTGCGTCTGGTCAGCAGTCCTTGGCAGCAGTAGCAGCTGTGGATATCCACATGGTGAACGTCAGTGTCAAGCTTGGTCAAGAAATCTCAGAGAGACCCAGCACCAGAGGTGATTCTGAAATGATTGTGGAACCTCTGGGGTCCATCCCTTCTACATGTCCCGTAGCTGTTGGGCTGTCGTCAGATGCCATGCGGAGCAGGAGTACGACTGTTGATTGTTCAGCTAGAGAACCTGTATCTGTTCCTAATCTGAGTTCGCATCCAATGAGGAGAGAGTCTTTATGCATCAGTATATCGGTCACCAAGACAGAGAAGGGGTGCAGGAAAGAGCAGCCTTCTAATTTTAGCTTTGGTGAAGATCCACTTCCAGGGAGGCTGTTCTTTCTGCTTCCGGGTCACCACACCAAGCAAGAACACACAGGGTTAGGGGAAAGTACGAAAGAAAAGCCAGGAGAAGTGGGCCAAGCTGAGGCGGCTGCTGACAATAACAGCGTGTGTGAGATAAATAGTGTTTCCATGGAGCCATTTGCCCTGTCGCTATCTCCCATGGAAAGGGCTTCGCAGGTACTTGACACTTCTTGTTTGAGACGGCAGGTGTCTCATGACTTTTTGGAGACTAGGTTTAAAATTCAGCAGCTTTTGGAGCCTCAGCAGTATATGGCCTTCCTGCCCCACCACATCATGGTTAAGATCTTCAGATTGCTCCCCACGAAGAGTCTCGTTGCTCTTAAATGTACTTGTTGTTACTTCAAATTTATCATTGAATACTACAACATAAGGCCAGCTGATTCCCGCTGGGTCCGTGATCCACGTTACAAAGAAGATCCTTGCAAGCAGTGCAAGAAGAAGTATGTGAAAGGGGATGTCTCCCTGTGCCGGTGGCATCCCAAACCCTATTGTCAAGCTTTACCATATGGCCCGGGGTATTGGATGTGCTGTCACAAGTCTCAGAAAGGCATTCCTGGCTGTAAATTAAGTCTTCATGACAATCGTTGGGTCCCTGCCTGCCACAGCTTTAACCGCACTCTTCACAAGAAAGCCCGAGGAGGAGGAGCAGACGCGGAAGAGGAATATTAG